AGCACCCCGAGCAATGCTCCGGATGCGCAAACTGCGAAATGCAAACGGCACCGAGAGCGAAGAAGAGCGGCCAAGTGCAACAGGCAACCATCGTCATCGAGGAGCGTCAATTCAACCCGGCTGATATCGTCGTCGAGCCAAACGTTCCTGTGGAACTCACTTTCAACCGGAATGGCTTCTGGGAGTGTTCGGACCAGGTTTTCATTCCTGACCTGCGCGTCCGCAAGTCCCTTGAGACTGGCCAGAAGGTCACTGTCAAATTCACGCCGACTAAGCTCGGTGTGATCCCCTTTACGTGCGGCACAGGCAGGCTCAAGGGGAAGATCCTTGTAGAGACTCCCGACGCCAACACCTTGACCAGAGATCTCTCATGCACTGGAGGATTGCAGTGAAAACCAAGCACTTGTCATTCCTCTTCGCAATGTTCGCATTCCTTGTCGTCGGCTGCGGCGGCGCGAGTATGGGTATGGACGATGCTCTCCGATCTTCATTCGAAGGACAGTGGGTCGGCACGTACGATTCGCAGTCCGGCGGAGCCAACGGCACACTGAACCTGGCGATCGATGCGGGCGGCCGGGTCGCCGGTACGATGCACGACGACGTCGCGAGCAACGACGCAACGGTGTCGGGCGTGGTAGCCAGCGACGGCGGAATGAACGTCGAGGCAAGGTTTCCCGACCAACTGACGTGCTCCCTGAGCGGGCTGATGATGCTCAACCAGGCTGGGCACACCAGCGGCTGCCATGAACTCGGACACATGGTAGGGAACGTCATCCTGCACATGGGGCCGGGCAACTATGAGACGGTGGTCCATTTGACTCCGCGCAAACAGCGCTCAGACCAGGAGGCGAGGTTCATCGTCACGGCTTACCACCACTGGATGAAATGTCGCGATATAGAGAGACCGTGCCAAGAGGAGGTCGCTTGAAATGCTTTCAATAGCCTTAGCGCTGCTGCTCACCGAGACCCCCCTATCGCAAGGCGAAATTGTCTTTCGCTCAGCTGCGCCTTCAGTGTGCCGCATTGAGACGCGGACAGCGACGGAGGGAAGCATCGGCTCAGGATTTGTGCTGGCCAAAGACCGTGTCGCGACGGCTTGGCACGTGGTTTGGGATGCTGAGGAGATCTGGCTCAGTTTTCCCGGCCAAGTAAAGAAGATGGCCAAAGTCGTCGACGCGAATAGTAAGGCTGACCTCGCCATCCTCGCCATAGAAGACGCGCCAAAGCCGTTACAGAACAACCGGAAGAGGCCGGAACCGGGCGAGACCCTCTACGCGATCGGAGCCCCAAAGGACCTAACAGGATCGATCGTCGAAGGCCTCATGAGCCAGGCGCGGGCGGTCAATGGGGTGACGGTCTACCAGATATCCAATCCGGTGACCCACGGATACAGCGGAGGGCCGGTGCTCAACAAATCGGGCCAGGTTGTGGGAATGGTGAGCTGGGGTTATGCGGGAGAGGGAAGCCTGAATTTCGCGGTACCCGTTGCAACCATTCTCGGGTCGAGCCTGACGGAGACGCCGACGCCAATTGGAGATTTCCGCGAAAAGAGAATGGCGAATCTTTTATCGCTTCAGTGCAAGTGGAAGAAAGGCGACGAGTTCACTCAAGAGACGAAGACTTCCATTTCCGTCGACAGCAAAGTCGTCGATCGCGGATTGAGCCTCCACAAAGAGGAGGTGATTGATGCGCAGCCGGTGGGAGGAGCGACCGTTCGCACGACTTTTACGAAATACCTGTCCATCGATCCGAAAGGAGCGGAAACCCAGCGGCCATTGCCGGAACCCAAGACCTCGATGCACCACCCGCTGCCGGGTTT
This genomic stretch from Armatimonadota bacterium harbors:
- a CDS encoding cupredoxin domain-containing protein is translated as MKRVNATYIALLFVVGQVLPLLSTPAIAQHPEQCSGCANCEMQTAPRAKKSGQVQQATIVIEERQFNPADIVVEPNVPVELTFNRNGFWECSDQVFIPDLRVRKSLETGQKVTVKFTPTKLGVIPFTCGTGRLKGKILVETPDANTLTRDLSCTGGLQ
- a CDS encoding serine protease; this translates as MLSIALALLLTETPLSQGEIVFRSAAPSVCRIETRTATEGSIGSGFVLAKDRVATAWHVVWDAEEIWLSFPGQVKKMAKVVDANSKADLAILAIEDAPKPLQNNRKRPEPGETLYAIGAPKDLTGSIVEGLMSQARAVNGVTVYQISNPVTHGYSGGPVLNKSGQVVGMVSWGYAGEGSLNFAVPVATILGSSLTETPTPIGDFREKRMANLLSLQCKWKKGDEFTQETKTSISVDSKVVDRGLSLHKEEVIDAQPVGGATVRTTFTKYLSIDPKGAETQRPLPEPKTSMHHPLPGFKPEAADNVPPDMQTEMARFSRISQIYRAEDLGGIVKEGQSWSVEIPKATGTRFIPAVRFEGKFLGFETFRGVRTAKLQFEATEKEGGRPMSAVRTVWYGPGLVELRQLHDMKNVPTPFGIADALVDTNLVLWRFAPKSFLPSTGGEKQ